The proteins below come from a single Candidatus Woesearchaeota archaeon genomic window:
- a CDS encoding VWA domain-containing protein, with the protein MEITFTHPVYLWFLLSIPLLIATHFLTLRFTQLRALKFANYKALERVTGKKVITKNYTLLAFRLSILFFLIFSIAGAVLWYEGKVSDFSYVIALDASGSMIADDFHPSRFEAAKETAQIFVDSIGAYTDIGLVSFAGTASIESDMTILKNNVNSGIRGMEISPSGGTDLGEAIITSANLLEGADNAKAIVLLTDGQSNVGTHPDTGIEFARRKNVAVHTIGIGTEQGGKFAGIDIISMLDEPLLKKISSETGGKYFRAESKEDLAAAFMEIASFNIQNIPIKLQVPLLFLSLLLLFIEWGMINTRFRILP; encoded by the coding sequence ATGGAGATAACATTCACACATCCCGTATACCTGTGGTTCCTACTCAGCATCCCACTGCTCATAGCCACCCATTTCCTGACCCTCAGATTCACACAGCTAAGGGCGCTGAAATTCGCGAACTACAAGGCGCTCGAGAGAGTGACAGGCAAGAAAGTCATAACAAAGAACTACACTCTCCTCGCATTCAGGCTATCCATACTCTTCTTCCTGATATTCTCCATAGCAGGAGCAGTCCTCTGGTATGAAGGCAAAGTCAGCGACTTCTCCTATGTCATAGCGCTGGATGCGTCAGGAAGCATGATAGCAGACGATTTCCACCCGAGCAGGTTCGAGGCAGCCAAAGAGACAGCGCAGATATTTGTCGACAGCATCGGTGCATACACGGATATAGGGCTTGTCAGCTTCGCAGGCACAGCATCAATAGAGTCAGACATGACAATCCTCAAAAACAATGTCAACAGCGGGATACGCGGCATGGAGATAAGCCCGAGCGGAGGCACAGACCTCGGAGAAGCGATAATAACATCTGCAAACCTCCTTGAAGGGGCAGACAATGCCAAGGCGATAGTGCTGCTCACAGACGGGCAGAGCAATGTCGGAACGCACCCAGACACCGGCATAGAATTCGCCAGGAGGAAGAATGTGGCAGTACACACGATAGGGATAGGCACAGAGCAGGGAGGAAAATTCGCAGGGATAGACATAATAAGCATGCTGGATGAGCCATTGCTGAAGAAGATCTCATCTGAGACAGGCGGCAAATACTTCAGGGCAGAGAGCAAAGAAGACCTGGCAGCAGCATTCATGGAGATAGCGTCATTCAACATACAGAACATACCAATAAAACTGCAGGTGCCCCTGCTATTCCTGTCCTTATTGCTGCTATTCATAGAGTGGGGCATGATAAACACGAGATTCAGGATACTGCCTTGA
- a CDS encoding DUF58 domain-containing protein — protein sequence MTERSLNINLKPLLKKLEIVTKQTTRGAGGIQGEFRSYFKGIGLEFADYRVYTPADDASKIDWKASLRAGETLIKEYMEGRNLNVFFVIDVSDSMITGTAEKLKCEYAAEVAANIAFASLESQNNVGYIMFSDTVKAFKMPKRGNQQLFLLSKDISNPYLYGGRNNFDDPIKFIMRALPQGSMLILISDFLSLSKSWEEAMQLLSQKFDLICIMIRDRIDYELPGKGEIIVSDINTGQQMLIDTSQVRSRYHTDSESYLAHVKSVISKSKGDLLVLETHEPFNQKIRRFFIERQARWR from the coding sequence ATGACTGAAAGAAGCCTCAACATAAACCTGAAGCCGCTGCTGAAAAAGCTTGAGATTGTCACAAAACAGACAACCCGCGGTGCAGGAGGGATACAAGGCGAGTTCAGGAGCTACTTCAAAGGCATAGGCCTCGAGTTCGCTGACTACAGGGTATACACGCCGGCGGATGACGCCTCAAAGATAGACTGGAAGGCCAGCCTGAGAGCAGGCGAGACACTGATAAAAGAGTATATGGAAGGGAGGAACCTGAATGTGTTCTTCGTGATAGATGTGAGCGACAGCATGATAACAGGCACAGCAGAGAAGCTGAAGTGTGAATATGCAGCAGAGGTCGCAGCGAACATAGCATTCGCAAGCCTGGAATCCCAGAACAATGTAGGATACATCATGTTCAGCGACACAGTCAAGGCATTCAAGATGCCAAAGAGGGGGAACCAGCAGCTGTTCCTGCTCTCAAAAGATATATCAAACCCTTACTTATACGGAGGCAGGAACAATTTCGATGATCCAATAAAATTCATAATGAGAGCACTGCCACAGGGAAGCATGCTGATACTCATCTCTGACTTCCTGAGCCTGTCAAAGAGCTGGGAAGAAGCAATGCAACTCCTATCACAGAAATTCGACCTGATATGCATAATGATACGCGACAGGATAGACTACGAGCTTCCGGGGAAAGGAGAGATAATTGTCTCAGACATAAACACAGGACAGCAGATGCTCATAGACACAAGCCAGGTCAGGAGCAGATATCATACAGACAGCGAGAGCTACCTCGCGCATGTAAAGAGTGTGATATCAAAATCCAAGGGAGACCTTCTCGTGCTCGAGACTCACGAGCCGTTCAACCAGAAGATAAGGAGATTCTTCATTGAGAGGCAGGCAAGATGGAGATAA
- a CDS encoding NOP58 family protein: protein MAGYIYTTSEAQFLIDEGMKNAKRIGDGLSDEEMLEKAQGKITDREQESCKQNSARLLYAINNAIAENDLQKIRRAMLLVHADPGNREKAIRTVKMQVSNSVNDDNLIIQTTSSIEELDKSINTHAKRLREWFSLHVPEIDRSIQDHEQYADEILGCKGKKRDDVLKARSIEITMGRDLPPEDLEEIYSLAEHTKGLFRLRKKHMEYLDNVEERYCPHMKKIGGTMIVAKLLCIAKSLKKLAEVPSSTIQILGAEKALFRHLKTKAKPPKYGVLYSHPEVQKAKRDQRGKTARKLASKLSIAAKQDYFGKK, encoded by the coding sequence ATGGCAGGATACATATACACAACATCAGAAGCACAATTCCTCATAGATGAGGGCATGAAGAATGCAAAGAGAATAGGGGACGGGCTCTCTGATGAGGAGATGCTGGAGAAGGCACAGGGCAAGATAACAGACAGAGAGCAAGAGAGCTGCAAGCAAAATTCTGCCAGGCTGCTGTATGCCATAAACAATGCGATCGCAGAAAATGACCTGCAGAAGATACGCAGGGCAATGCTCCTGGTGCATGCCGATCCCGGGAACAGGGAGAAGGCCATCAGGACAGTGAAGATGCAGGTGAGCAATTCTGTCAATGACGACAACCTCATAATCCAGACGACAAGCAGCATAGAGGAGCTTGACAAGTCAATAAACACCCACGCAAAGAGGCTCAGAGAGTGGTTCTCCCTCCATGTGCCGGAGATAGACAGGAGCATACAGGACCACGAGCAATATGCCGACGAGATATTAGGGTGCAAAGGAAAGAAGAGGGACGACGTGCTCAAGGCCCGCTCCATAGAGATCACAATGGGCAGGGACCTCCCGCCAGAGGACCTTGAGGAGATATACTCTCTGGCAGAGCACACAAAAGGCCTGTTCAGGCTGAGGAAGAAACACATGGAATACCTCGACAATGTCGAGGAGAGATACTGCCCCCACATGAAGAAGATAGGCGGGACAATGATAGTGGCAAAGCTGCTATGCATAGCAAAGAGCCTGAAGAAGCTTGCCGAAGTGCCAAGCAGCACAATACAGATCCTCGGAGCAGAGAAAGCCCTGTTCAGGCATCTCAAGACAAAAGCGAAACCGCCGAAATACGGTGTGCTCTACAGCCATCCTGAGGTCCAGAAGGCAAAACGGGACCAAAGGGGGAAAACAGCGAGGAAGCTCGCATCAAAGCTGTCCATTGCGGCAAAACAGGACTACTTCGGCAAGAAATGA
- a CDS encoding MoxR family ATPase yields the protein MQKAKTINTGEKKSEFNGKCQLYNEDLQKAREEISKAVVGQDHVVNSLFRALIASGNVLLEGVPGIAKTLLVKTLASVTGCSFKRIQFTADLLPTDITGITAYDEKKGFYVVKGPIFSNFVLADEINRAPPKAQSALLECMQEKQATIGKETYNIDRPFFVLATQNPIESLGTYPLPEAQVDRFLFKLNIMYPDINQEKEILEKNMTLEGLEKPEMKIILTKEKLLAMQSDVHKIFMDDKVRQYLVSLVDATRFPKNYHLKMGKYIEWGCSPRASIGLFIAAKAEALMNNRNYVTPNDVKTIAHDVLRHRILLNYEGQSEGINSDSVIDEILEKVPIP from the coding sequence ATGCAAAAAGCCAAGACAATAAATACTGGGGAGAAGAAATCAGAGTTCAACGGGAAATGCCAGTTATACAATGAAGACCTGCAGAAAGCAAGAGAGGAGATATCAAAAGCAGTGGTGGGCCAGGATCATGTCGTGAACAGCCTTTTCAGGGCGCTGATCGCCAGCGGGAACGTACTTCTTGAGGGAGTGCCCGGGATAGCCAAGACACTCCTTGTCAAGACCCTTGCTAGCGTAACAGGGTGCAGCTTCAAGAGGATCCAGTTCACAGCGGACCTGCTGCCTACAGACATCACAGGAATCACGGCTTATGACGAGAAGAAAGGATTCTATGTCGTCAAGGGTCCGATCTTCAGCAACTTCGTGCTCGCAGACGAGATAAACAGGGCACCGCCCAAAGCCCAGTCCGCACTCCTTGAGTGCATGCAGGAGAAACAGGCAACAATCGGAAAGGAGACATACAACATCGACAGGCCATTCTTCGTACTTGCGACGCAGAACCCCATAGAATCTCTCGGGACATATCCCCTCCCGGAGGCACAGGTCGACAGGTTCCTGTTCAAGCTGAACATAATGTACCCCGACATAAACCAGGAAAAGGAGATACTCGAGAAGAACATGACCCTGGAAGGACTGGAGAAGCCCGAGATGAAAATAATCCTCACAAAAGAGAAGCTCCTGGCGATGCAGTCAGATGTCCACAAGATATTCATGGATGACAAGGTCAGGCAATATCTTGTCAGCCTTGTAGATGCAACAAGATTCCCGAAAAATTACCATCTGAAGATGGGCAAGTACATAGAATGGGGTTGCTCTCCCAGGGCATCTATCGGTCTCTTCATTGCAGCCAAGGCAGAGGCGCTGATGAACAACAGGAACTATGTGACCCCCAATGATGTCAAGACCATAGCGCATGATGTGCTCAGACACAGGATACTGCTCAACTATGAAGGACAGAGCGAAGGGATAAATTCAGACAGTGTGATAGATGAGATACTGGAGAAAGTGCCGATACCATGA